Proteins encoded in a region of the Fusarium falciforme chromosome 6, complete sequence genome:
- a CDS encoding ADH-zinc-N domain-containing protein, which translates to MGSYSPTNRALWLSSFDEPPTLIDLPIPDATAGTVVVRILAAPIVPYTQLVHSGKLPQLNLSLPLVPNPNAVGRVHAVGPDAVRLKPGDLVYVDATIRGRDDPNVMIMMGHHGGEGEEGKKLMQGEWRDGSLQQYQRAPLENVYKLDEQKLLKQWGYSPAILQSMAHYSVAGGAIMEAADVKVAETVIIGPSGGSFGGLAVEVALTLGANVIALGRSEDRLIAMKEKLNNPRFSYVVMTGDNEVDTAAILAQTPNGAGADVVNDWTPGALKTAPLLAAAAGALKRKGRVVLSGGTPGHLEIPYHVIVHKDLQIMGKWMCEKSTLNKLINMMESGNLKVGVESGSEVTIFSLEQHEEAIEHAAKNGAWRNYTVITPNDE; encoded by the coding sequence ATGGGCTCTTACTCTCCTACCAACCGAGCTCTCTGGCTCTCCAGCTTTGATGAGCCCCCAACACTCATCGACCTACCCATCCCAGACGCAACAGCAGGCACAGTCGTGGTTCGCATCCTCGCAGCTCCAATTGTCCCCTACACACAGCTCGTCCACTCCGGAAAGCTCCCTCAACTCAATCTCTCCCTTCCTCTTGTCCCTAATCCCAATGCCGTCGGTCGCGTACACGCCGTTGGACCCGATGCTGTCCGTCTAAAGCCCGGCGACCTTGTATACGTGGATGCCACCATCCGTGGGCGTGATGACCCTAATGTCATGATCATGATGGGCCATCATGGCGGCGAAGGGGAGGAAGGAAAGAAGCTCATGCAAGGTGAATGGCGTGACGGTTCACTACAGCAATATCAGCGAGCACCACTCGAAAACGTCTACAAGCTAGACGAACAGAAGCTACTCAAGCAATGGGGCTATTCACCCGCCATTCTCCAAAGCATGGCGCACTACAGCGTTGCGGGCGGAGCCATCATGGAGGCAGCAGACGTTAAAGTGGCAGAGACAGTCATCATCGGTCCATCTGGCGGCTCATTCGGCGGTCTCGCTGTAGAAGTCGCCCTCACATTGGGCGCAAACGTTATTGCCCTCGGCCGCTCAGAGGACAGGCTCATAGCCATGAAGGAAAAGCTCAATAACCCACGGTTCAGCTACGTTGTCATGACAGGCGACAACGAAGTCGACACAGCCGCCATCCTCGCGCAGACACCAAACGGCGCGGGAGCAGATGTAGTAAACGACTGGACTCCAGGAGCTCTCAAAACAGCTCCTCTCCTCGCGGCCGCAGCAGGCGCCCTCAAGAGAAAGGGCAGAGTCGTTCTCAGTGGCGGCACACCAGGGCATCTCGAGATCCCTTACCACGTCATTGTCCATAAGGACCTTCAGATCATGGGGAAGTGGATGTGCGAGAAATCGAcgctcaacaagctcatcaacatgATGGAGAGCGGAAACCTCAAGGTCGGTGTCGAGAGTGGCTCTGAGGTGACCATCTTCAGCCTAGAGCAGCATGAAGAGGCCATTGAGCACGCAGCCAAGAATGGCGCCTGGAGAAACTACACCGTCATTACTCCCAATGACGAGTAG
- a CDS encoding ATP-dependent rRNA helicase RRP3, with protein MANVKSAKRRKVAHDAPKAKKPVVKEVPAEPASESEDEESEEESATLEEPSAEETPDAPKKTFKDLGVNDALCEACEALNYKYPTPIQEKSIPVALQGRDIIGLAETGSGKTAAFALPVLQALLDKPQPLFGLVLAPTRELATQIGQAFEALGSLISLRCAVIVGGLDMVPQAIALGKKPHIIVATPGRLVDHLEKTKGFSLRTLKYLIMDEADRLLDMDFGPSIDKILKFIPRERRTYLFSATLSSKIESLQRASLRDPVRVSISSNKYQTVSTLIQHYMFIPHPQKDTYLIYLVNEHTGKSTIIFTRTVWETQRVAILLRTLGFGAIPLHGQLSQSSRLGALNKFRAGTRDILVATDVAARGLDIPKVDVVLNYDMPQDSKTYIHRVGRTARAGKSGVAINLVTQYDLEIYARIEAALGKKLTEYPSEKEEVMTFQSRIQEAQRHARIEMKAMSESKGSKGTLNGKRGKRDGKRRRDDMDKEEG; from the exons ATGGCCAACGTCAAGAGCGCAAAGCGAAGAAAGGTCGCGCACGATGCGCCCAAGGCTAAGAAGCCTGTGGTCAAGGAGGTTCCTGCCGAGCCGGCCTCCGAgtctgaggatgaggagtcTGAGGAGGAGTCTGCTACTCTAGAGGAACCTTCCGCTGAGGAGACACCCGATGCTCCCAAGAAGACCTTCAAGGACCTG GGTGTCAACGACGCTCTCTGCGAAGCCTGCGAGGCCCTCAATTACAAGTACCCGACCCCGATCCAAGAAAAGTCCATCCCCGTCGCTCTCCAAGGTCGCGACATTATCGGCCTCGCAGAGACCGGTAGTGGAAAGACTGCTGCTTTCGCCCTCCCCGTTCTTCAGGCTCTCCTCGACAAGCCTCAGCCTCTGTtcggcctcgtcctcgctcCGACCCGCGAGTTGGCGACCCAGATCGGTCAAGCCTTTGAAGCGCTGGGATCGCTGATTTCGCTGCGATGCGCCGTCATTGTGGGAGGTTTGGACATGGTTCCTCAGGCGATTGCGCTTGGAAAGAAGCCTCATATCATTGTTGCGACTCCAGGTCGTTTGGTGGACCATCTTGAGAAGACCAAGGGATTCTCTCTACGAACACTGAAGTACCTCATCATGGATGAGGCTGATCGTCTCCTGGACATGGATTTCGGTCCCAGCatcgacaagatcctcaagtTCATCCCCCGAGAGCGACGCACATATCTCTTCTCTGCGACTCTCAGCTCCAAGATCGAAAGTCTTCAGCGAGCCAGTCTGAGGGACCCCGTGCGTGTGAGCATCAGCTCCAACAAGTACCAGACCGTGTCGACCCTGATCCAGCACTACATGTTCATCCCTCACCCTCAAAAGGACACATATCTCATCTACCTGGTCAACGAGCACACCGGAAAGtcaaccatcatcttcacccGGACCGTGTGGGAAACCCAACGTGTGGCTATTCTGTTGAGGACGCTTGGCTTCGGCGCAATTCCCCTGCACGGCCAACTCTCGCAGTCATCACGTCTGGGGGCGCTCAACAAGTTCCGCGCCGGCACCCGCGACATCCTCGTAGCCACTGACGTTGCGGCGCGAGGTCTGGACATTCCCAAGGTCGACGTGGTGCTCAACTACGACATGCCGCAGGACTCAAAGACTTATATCCACCGAGTCGGCCGAACTGCCCGTGCCGGAAAGTCTGGTGTCGCCATCAACCTGGTGACTCAGTATGACCTCGAGATCTACGCGCGCATCGAGGCGGCGCTCGGAAAGAAGCTGACCGAGTACCCcagcgagaaggaggaggtcaTGACGTTCCAGAGCCGTATACAAGAGGCGCAGCGTCACGCGAGGATTGAGATGAAGGCCATGAGCGAGTCCAAGGGCAGCAAGGGCACCCTTAACGGAAAACGGGGCAAGAGGGATGGCAAGCGTCGTCGTGACGACATGGACAAGGAGGAGGGTTAA